In Deinococcus puniceus, one genomic interval encodes:
- a CDS encoding type II secretion system protein GspD has product MNKRHALLLTAALGMAAAQTTTTPPAASPAASTQAATIAPDPQLSKASVTVNVGVYSGPLSSLLAALAKAAGYEVIFDANVDSLNAAANLAAAPAAGVAAIPATPASGAATGSTARPLVLSFTDKPFNEVWPLLMDVYGLSYQTLPLGGKTLLRVGNTPPTVQRIYTARGTQADVLALLTAQYPTLRVSAVGQTGQLVLSGPQTQIESALALLAQVDRPVISSVDTSPAVQRVYTVNGQQADVLALLTAQFPTLKVTGVGQTGQLVLSGQQSQLDAATALLAQVDRAPTPVPTAEVSPTVQRVYSVKGQQADVSALLTTQFPALKVTGVGQTGQLVITGPQVQLEAALALLAQVDRPAPVAALTTQRVFTLANAKAEEVKGVLENTLAASSSANSNVQTAAGGAAGSGGIVTGVNVGGTPAAQPTAAQPAATQTPANALGSLLGQAGSTAGSEQVSPATIIADKRTNTLIVRGTAQQVAQVAELIPTLDVRVPQINLQVRINEITETGLRTLGVGYKASLGGFNVSLTNGQLAASFDPLRAFTGFNLGATLDSLEQQGMTKRVYDGTVMMQSGQTNGSGAGGGTFRCGSPDDQSNIAAASLQSGGRLDINIPGSGGSAPVVRTIPYGVNMYFLDPSVNADGTVSVRLCGQVNQPRTAITNTLPNLLDFANSSAQTVVSFKNGETLLLSGLLGSNEVSTRKGLPYVSSIPVIGALLGGSENVTKDSTQLLVIVTGTVVK; this is encoded by the coding sequence ATGAATAAACGTCACGCCCTCCTCCTGACCGCCGCACTCGGCATGGCCGCCGCGCAGACCACCACCACTCCTCCCGCCGCCTCTCCCGCCGCTTCCACACAGGCCGCCACCATTGCCCCTGACCCGCAACTCTCGAAAGCCAGCGTGACTGTGAATGTGGGCGTGTACTCCGGGCCGCTGTCCAGCCTGCTCGCGGCCCTCGCCAAAGCCGCCGGATACGAAGTCATTTTTGATGCCAACGTGGACAGCCTGAACGCGGCTGCGAATCTGGCCGCCGCGCCTGCCGCCGGAGTGGCTGCCATTCCCGCGACCCCGGCTTCCGGCGCGGCCACTGGTAGCACCGCCCGCCCACTGGTGCTGTCCTTTACCGACAAGCCCTTCAACGAAGTCTGGCCCCTGCTGATGGACGTGTACGGCCTGAGCTACCAGACCCTACCCCTCGGCGGCAAAACACTGCTGCGCGTGGGCAATACGCCCCCCACCGTGCAGCGCATCTACACGGCACGCGGCACACAGGCCGACGTGTTGGCGCTCCTGACGGCGCAGTACCCCACACTCCGGGTCTCGGCAGTGGGCCAAACCGGACAACTGGTACTCAGCGGCCCGCAGACCCAGATCGAGTCGGCGCTGGCGTTGCTGGCCCAAGTTGACCGTCCTGTCATCAGCTCTGTCGATACCTCACCCGCCGTGCAGCGCGTATACACCGTGAACGGGCAGCAGGCCGACGTGCTGGCACTGCTGACGGCCCAGTTCCCCACCCTGAAAGTGACGGGGGTAGGCCAAACCGGACAACTGGTACTGAGTGGACAGCAGAGCCAACTGGACGCCGCAACCGCCCTGCTGGCGCAAGTTGACCGCGCCCCGACTCCGGTGCCCACCGCCGAAGTCAGCCCAACCGTGCAGCGCGTGTACTCCGTCAAGGGTCAGCAAGCCGATGTCAGCGCCCTGCTGACCACCCAGTTTCCGGCCTTGAAAGTCACGGGGGTGGGCCAAACCGGACAACTGGTGATCACTGGCCCTCAAGTGCAGTTGGAAGCAGCGTTGGCGTTGTTGGCCCAAGTAGACCGTCCTGCACCAGTGGCCGCCCTGACCACCCAGCGCGTGTTTACGCTGGCAAATGCCAAGGCCGAAGAGGTCAAGGGCGTGTTGGAAAATACGCTGGCCGCGAGCAGCAGTGCCAACAGCAATGTTCAGACTGCTGCCGGAGGCGCGGCGGGCAGCGGCGGCATCGTGACCGGGGTCAATGTGGGCGGCACGCCTGCGGCCCAACCCACTGCGGCGCAGCCCGCCGCGACCCAGACACCTGCCAACGCCCTCGGCAGTCTGCTGGGGCAGGCCGGCAGCACCGCTGGTTCAGAACAGGTCAGCCCCGCCACCATCATTGCCGACAAGCGCACCAACACCCTGATCGTGCGCGGCACGGCGCAGCAGGTCGCGCAAGTGGCCGAATTGATCCCCACCCTCGATGTGCGCGTCCCCCAGATCAATCTTCAGGTTCGCATCAACGAAATTACCGAAACGGGCCTGCGAACCCTCGGCGTAGGCTACAAGGCCTCGCTGGGCGGCTTCAACGTGTCGCTCACCAACGGGCAACTCGCCGCGTCCTTCGATCCTCTGCGGGCCTTCACGGGCTTTAACCTCGGCGCAACACTGGACAGCCTAGAGCAGCAGGGCATGACCAAGCGCGTGTACGACGGCACCGTGATGATGCAGAGCGGCCAGACCAACGGCAGCGGCGCGGGCGGCGGTACCTTCCGCTGCGGCAGCCCCGACGACCAGAGCAACATCGCGGCGGCCTCGCTGCAATCGGGCGGACGCCTCGACATCAACATTCCCGGCTCAGGCGGCAGCGCTCCTGTGGTTCGCACCATTCCCTACGGCGTCAACATGTACTTCCTTGACCCCAGCGTGAATGCCGACGGCACCGTCAGCGTACGTCTGTGCGGTCAGGTGAACCAACCCCGCACCGCCATTACCAATACGCTGCCCAACCTGCTGGACTTTGCCAACAGCAGCGCCCAGACGGTGGTCAGCTTCAAAAACGGCGAAACGTTGCTCCTCAGCGGCCTGCTGGGTTCCAACGAAGTGTCTACGCGCAAAGGCCTGCCCTACGTCAGCAGCATTCCGGTCATCGGCGCACTCCTCGGCGGCAGCGAGAACGTGACCAAAGACAGCACGCAGCTCTTGGTCATCGTGACCGGAACTGTCGTCAAGTAA